The genomic segment ACGCCTCATCACTTTCATTGGGTAGACGGCTAAGTAAGTGTTCATGGCGCAAGTTATGGTTGGCGAAACTAGCACCTTGTTTTTCCATGACTCGCATGTCATCCCAGCTTAAATGATAATTCACTTTATCAACTAAATCTGGGTTGATGAAAACGGTGTAGGGCAGATTGTATTTGGTTAAAATTGGGTGACCGTTTTGATAAATATTGTTGAAACCATCATCGAAAGTCACCGCGATGGCCTTGTCGGGCAGTGACTGTTTGTTTTTAAGTGCAGTAACTATGTCCTTTAGCGGTAATACAGTGTAGTTGTCGGCCAAATATGCCATGTGTGCTTTGAATGTATCCGGTGAAACACTGGTAGAGGCAGGCGTACTTTCGCTTACGTGGTGATAAAGCAAAATAACTGCGTTGTCACCGGCTAGAGTCTTGCTGCTGGAAATACACAAACCAAGACAAATCAATACATAAAAAATGATACGATCCATAACGTTTCCCTTTGTGACGCATTTAATGGCGCTATTGTAGCATTGATTGCAAAGGGCTATATGGGCGAGCGGTCGCTTTCACGCATTATTCTTTATATTAAAGTGAGAATATCCTTGGCTTTATCTCAGGCTTTAGCACAGCAACGCTTTTGGCATTTTGCTTCACATCGACAGCTCATTCTATTAGCACTGCCGATGATCCTAAGTAATATCACTACGCCACTGATTGGTATGGTGGATACCGCCGTACTAGGCCACATGGGCAGCAGTCATTATTTAGCAGGCGCTGCGATAGCATCACTGATATTGACCCAAACCTATTGGTTGTGTGGTTTTATTCGTATGTCGAGCACAGGCTTAAGTGCCCAAGCTAAAGGCGAACAGAGTAACGAAAGTAAAAGTCGTGTCTTTTGGCAAAGCTGCAGTGTCGCCCTTGTGATAGGCATTGCGATTTGGGCGGCGCAAACGCCATTACTCGCCTTAGGTATTCATTTCGCCCAACCAGAAGCTCAGTTACTCAGTGTGATTCAACAATATTTCAGTGTGCGTATTCTCGGCGCGCCCGCTGCCTTGGTGAATTTGGCAATTATTGGTTGGCTTATCGGTCAACAAAAAACCAAACACGTCTTATATATTCAAGTGTTTGCTAATTTATTAAACGCAGGGCTAAGTATATTGCTGGTGTTTGTGTTTGACGCCGGTGTGAAAGGCGTTGCGCTCGCTAGTGTTGCCGCCGAGTACAGTATCTTTTTACTAGGTGTGTGGGTTGCTGCGCGGGGCATGGGGCTGCAAATGCCTCGTTGGGATCTTTGGCGCTGGTCAGCATTGGCACAACTAATGAGCCTAAACGGATACAGCTTTGTGCGCAATTTAGCCCTGCAGCTGTGTTTGGCGTTTGTGATTTTTCAGGGCGCTAGGTTTGGGCCTTTAACCGCTGCTAGCAATGCGATCATTATGCAGTTTTTCGCTTTGATCGCATTAGGCTTAGACGGCATAGCCTATGCTGTTGAGGCATTAACGGGAGAGGCTAAAGGTAAAAAAGACGCTAACGAAATCAACCGTGTGGTGTTGCGTGGGCTATTTTGGTCCTCTGTTGTGGCAGTCGGCTATAGCTTGAGTTTTGCTTTATTTGGTCAGCAGATCATCGCCATATTAACTGACTTACCTGAGCTAAGAGCTTTCAGTGCACAATATTTAATCATCATCTGGTTATTGCCGCTCGTGAGCCATTGGTGCTTTTTACTCGATGGGGTGTTTGTCGGGCTAACGCGTGCTAAAGCGATGCAAAACAGTATGTTGCTGAGTGCTTTATGTTTCTTTTTTCCAAGCTGGTGGTTATTGCAACCGTTCGAGAACTACGCATTATGGGTTGCCTTGTTATTACTCATGCTAGGGCGAGGCCTTAGTCTTGGCGGTTACTTTGCCTATCTCTATCGCGGCGGGCGCTTGATAGGGTAAACGCACTTTGCATGCGGTAAGCCAAAATGCCCAAATACCCGAAAAGTGCCAATGCACATCCAATGCAGAGTGCTATCAAACCAGGGATTTGTAACCACACCCAGTAGGTACTTCCAGTAAAAATAAGCGCTGCGCCGATAACAAAAAAGCCGAGACCGTATTTAAAACGACCCCAGCTTTTATGTGGATCAGCAGCTAATTTTCTCAGCTGCTTTCTAAGCATACGACTGTCTAATTAGTAGTAAGAGTGCTCACCGGCTTCATGCTCGGTAGCATCTTTTACTGCGGTTAACTCACCAGAAAATTGGGCGAGCATTTGCTTTTCAATACCGTCTTTAAGGGTCACATCAACCATAGAGCAACCATTACAACCACCTCCAAATTGCAATATCGCCTCGCCCTTGTCGGTAATCTCCATCAACATAACCTTGCCGCCATGGCTGGCAAGCTGCGGATTGATTTCTGACTCGATCATATAATTGATACGCTCTTCTAGTGGCGCATCATCATCCACTTTACGTGCTTTGGCGTTTGGCGCTTTCAAGGTTAATTGAGAGCCCATTTGGTCAGTCACAAAGTCGATTTCTGCTTCGCTTAAAAAAGGTGCACTTTCTGCATCAACAACAGCGTCAAAGCCATTGAACTCTAAAGTGGTGTCGGTTGGCTCCACTGCATCTGGCGGGCAATAAGAAACCCCACATTCTGCGCTAGGTGTACCAGGGTTAACAACAAAAACTCGAATATTCGTGTCAGGCTCTTGTTTTTCAAGCAATTTACAAAAATGTGCTTGGGCTGTATCTGAAATTGAAATCATAAAAAAGGTCCTGTTGTAGAAACATATTCGGATTATATCAAAATTACTTGACTAAAACACTCAAGTAATAAGGTTTACTTATGTCAATTTTAGCTAAAACATGCGAACCTTTTATCTTTATATTGATGTAATAAAAGGTGTAGGTGTATGAAGTGCGGTTGGTTTTGGGGAGCTGTGGGTATCGTTTTATGGTCTTTTTCCGTGCAAGCGCTCACAGACAGTGATTATTTACCTGCCAATACGCAGTACAATGCAGACATTCCTAGCCCATCACAAGTACTAGGCGCCCCCGTAGGTGAATGGCACGTTCGTCATGATCAATTAGTGGAATACATGCGTGTTTTAGCAGATAAGTCTGACAGGGTGTCATTGCGTGAAACAGGCAGAACCCATGAAAACCGCCCTTTGTTATTACTCACGTTTACCACAGCGAAAAATCAGCAAAATATAGAGCGCATTCGTCAGACACATCTCTCGTCGTTTGGGCAAAAGAGTCAATCCGACGACCCGTTGATTCTATGGATGGGCTACAGCGTACATGGTGACGAGTCTTCTGGGGCTAACGCCGCATTGCTCGTGGCTTATTACTTGGCGGCAGCGCAAGGAGAGGTGGTTGAGCAATTACTTGAGAACAATATTGTATTGATGGAGCCTAGTATTAACCCAGATGGGTTATCACGATTTGCTCAATGGGCCAATGGCAATCGTGGTCAACAGTTAGTCGCCGATCCAAACCACAGAGAGCATCAACAACCATGGCCAACCGGGCGAACCAACCATTATATGTTCGACTTAAATCGTGATTGGCTATTGTTGACGCACCCAGAGTCTCAAGCTCGTATTGCTGAGTTCCATCGTTGGCGTCCACACGTACTTACCGATTTTCATGAGATGGGCACCAACAGTAGTTATTTCTTCCAGCCGGGAATCGCCTCACGCAATAACCCTTGGACGCCCAATCGCAATATCGAGTTGACTGCCGAATTAGCCAAGTTTCATGCCGCTGCGCTTGATGAATCAAAGCAGCTGTATTTTACCCAAGAAGCCTATGATGATTTTTACTATGGTAAGGGCTCTACCTACCCAGATGCGCAGGGCAGCATCGGCATTTTATTTGAACAGGCTAGCAGTCGCGGACATAAGCAAGAATCTATTCATGGGGTACTCAGTTTTACTGAGACCATTCAAAATCAGGTCAGCACATCACTTTCCACCTTCAAAGGCGCCCTAGCAAATAAAGCAGCATTGCTTGCCTACCCAGCCGAGTTTACCGAGCAAACCAATGAGTTAAGAAAAGACGACAAAATCGTTGGTTATTTGCTAAGTGAATCTAAAGATGCCACGCGGTTTTCTGAGCTCAAATCGATATTGCGCCAACACCAGATCCAATTTAACTACCTTGAAAAAGAAGTGAGCATTGACGAGCTGACCTATCAGCCACTAAATAGTATTTTTGTATCATTAAATCAGCCTCAGTATCGATTAATTAAGTCTCTTTTTTCTGAGCGAAAAAGTTTCGACGACAATAGCTTTTACGATGTATCTAGTTGGAACCTGCCACTGGCGTTCAATATTCAATACTCACCCGTAGAGCGAAAGTTATGGCGTAAAGTCCCTGTCGCTAATGAGCAAAACAGCCAATTGCAAAAACACACTAAACTTGAAGGCGAAAATGCCTATGCATATGGTTTTTCGTGGGCGGACTCCAAGGCCCCGGCCTTGCTTAATCAGCTTTTGAGTGCAGGCGTGCAGGTTAAAATTGCCGGCTCAGACTTTGCTGCTACAACAGATCAGGGAAACATCAGTTTTAGTGCTGGCTCAGTATTGATACCCATGGCGTTAGCGCAGCCGGATAACTTATTGTCATTACTTAACAAGGGTGCGGCACAAACAAACATTAAAGTGTGGCTTATTCTGTCTGGTTTAACCGCTCAAGGTATTGATATCGGCAGTCGCGAAATGCATCTGGTTAAAGCCCCTCAAGTGTTACTAGTAGGAGGGCAAGGTACGTCGCAATATGAGGCAGGCGAAGCATGGCATTATTTAGACACTGTAGTCGGTATGCCGGTAACCATCACTGATTTACCTCGATTATCACAGCTTGATCTGGGGCGTTATACACACATTGTATGGGTGAGTGGGGATTATAGTGAGGTGCCTGAAAAGACCGTAAGAACCCTAGAAAAATGGCTATCTGCTGGTGGCGTAATGATAGGACAGCGCACGGCCGCGAAATGGTTTGCTGATAAAGACTGGCTTAAGGCCTCGTTTCTCAGTCAGGATGAAATCAAGCGGGCATTCTCAGTGACTGGCCTTGCCTATGCAGATAAAGATCAACTCTCTGCAAAGCAGCGTATCGCAGGAGCGATATTTGATACTCGATTAGATACCAGCCACCCTCTTACCTTCGGATTACCGCGGGAACATTTGCCTTCATTCAAAAACAGCACTGTGGTCATGCGGGTTCCCAAAACTCCCTTCGTCACGGTAGGGCGTTATACGTCTACATCGCTTATGTCTGGTTATGCAGCAGAC from the Paraglaciecola mesophila genome contains:
- the nfuA gene encoding Fe-S biogenesis protein NfuA; its protein translation is MISISDTAQAHFCKLLEKQEPDTNIRVFVVNPGTPSAECGVSYCPPDAVEPTDTTLEFNGFDAVVDAESAPFLSEAEIDFVTDQMGSQLTLKAPNAKARKVDDDAPLEERINYMIESEINPQLASHGGKVMLMEITDKGEAILQFGGGCNGCSMVDVTLKDGIEKQMLAQFSGELTAVKDATEHEAGEHSYY
- a CDS encoding MATE family efflux transporter: MALSQALAQQRFWHFASHRQLILLALPMILSNITTPLIGMVDTAVLGHMGSSHYLAGAAIASLILTQTYWLCGFIRMSSTGLSAQAKGEQSNESKSRVFWQSCSVALVIGIAIWAAQTPLLALGIHFAQPEAQLLSVIQQYFSVRILGAPAALVNLAIIGWLIGQQKTKHVLYIQVFANLLNAGLSILLVFVFDAGVKGVALASVAAEYSIFLLGVWVAARGMGLQMPRWDLWRWSALAQLMSLNGYSFVRNLALQLCLAFVIFQGARFGPLTAASNAIIMQFFALIALGLDGIAYAVEALTGEAKGKKDANEINRVVLRGLFWSSVVAVGYSLSFALFGQQIIAILTDLPELRAFSAQYLIIIWLLPLVSHWCFLLDGVFVGLTRAKAMQNSMLLSALCFFFPSWWLLQPFENYALWVALLLLMLGRGLSLGGYFAYLYRGGRLIG
- a CDS encoding M14 metallopeptidase family protein encodes the protein MKCGWFWGAVGIVLWSFSVQALTDSDYLPANTQYNADIPSPSQVLGAPVGEWHVRHDQLVEYMRVLADKSDRVSLRETGRTHENRPLLLLTFTTAKNQQNIERIRQTHLSSFGQKSQSDDPLILWMGYSVHGDESSGANAALLVAYYLAAAQGEVVEQLLENNIVLMEPSINPDGLSRFAQWANGNRGQQLVADPNHREHQQPWPTGRTNHYMFDLNRDWLLLTHPESQARIAEFHRWRPHVLTDFHEMGTNSSYFFQPGIASRNNPWTPNRNIELTAELAKFHAAALDESKQLYFTQEAYDDFYYGKGSTYPDAQGSIGILFEQASSRGHKQESIHGVLSFTETIQNQVSTSLSTFKGALANKAALLAYPAEFTEQTNELRKDDKIVGYLLSESKDATRFSELKSILRQHQIQFNYLEKEVSIDELTYQPLNSIFVSLNQPQYRLIKSLFSERKSFDDNSFYDVSSWNLPLAFNIQYSPVERKLWRKVPVANEQNSQLQKHTKLEGENAYAYGFSWADSKAPALLNQLLSAGVQVKIAGSDFAATTDQGNISFSAGSVLIPMALAQPDNLLSLLNKGAAQTNIKVWLILSGLTAQGIDIGSREMHLVKAPQVLLVGGQGTSQYEAGEAWHYLDTVVGMPVTITDLPRLSQLDLGRYTHIVWVSGDYSEVPEKTVRTLEKWLSAGGVMIGQRTAAKWFADKDWLKASFLSQDEIKRAFSVTGLAYADKDQLSAKQRIAGAIFDTRLDTSHPLTFGLPREHLPSFKNSTVVMRVPKTPFVTVGRYTSTSLMSGYAADELQELIDDSASIVAHNVGKGKIIAFVDDPNFRGYWRGTRRLLSNAIFLSGLINAQG